The genomic window CTCCGGGTCACCGTCGCCAGCATCGGCACCGGACGCGGGCTCGGGAAGATCCTCTCCGACAATCTGGGAAAAAGCGCCGAGTCGTTCCATGCCGAGCCGCTCGACCAAGCCCTGCCCGTGTTGGCGGGCCAATCGCTCGTGATCTCGGCGGACGGCTCGCTGCCGCACCTCGCCTCCCACGCGGGGGCCACCTGTGTGGTGCTTTTCGGGCCGAACGACCCCGCTTGGAAGCGTCCGCTGGGAAAACGCCACGCCAGCGTCCGCCGTCACGTGGAATGCTCTCCCTGCCTGCTGCCCAAGTGCCCGCTCGACCTCCGTTGCCAGAAGGAGCTCGATACCGGCAGGGTCTGGCAGGCGGTGCTTGAAAAGCTGCGGTGAAACGGGTCCGCAGGTCCTGACGGCCCCGGGACACGGGTCCATCATTCCTTACTTCGCGGGTTCGGCGATTGCCTTCTCCACCGCGCCTGTCAGTTCCGCACTGTCCGGCTTCGTCGTCGGTTCGAAGCGGGCGATCGCCTTGCCATCCTTGCCGATGAGGAATTTCCCGAAGTTCCAGCGCACATCGCCCGGGAACGCTCCCTTCTCCCCCGTCAGGGTCTTGTAGAGCTTGTGCTGTTCCTCACCTTTCACATGGACCTTGTCCATGATGGGGAAAGTCACGTCGTAATCCGCTTTGCAGAATTTCTGGATCTCCTCGATGGTGCCGGGCTCCTGCCCCCCGAAGTCGTTGCAGGGAAAGCCGAGCACGACAAATCCCTCCTCCTTGTGCTTCCGGTAGAGAGCCTCCAGAGCCTCATACTGCGGAGTGAGGCCGCATTTCGAGGCGAGGTTCACGATGAGCACGACCTTGCCCTTGTAGTCCTTGAGCGAGGTTTTCTTCCCCGCCGCATCGTCAAAGGAAATGGCTGTCAGATCCGCGGCGAAGGCGGTGGCGCACATGGCGAAAGCGGGGACGATGATTCGGTGAAGCATGGCCGGAGTTTAGCACGGATTGCCGGTTGTCCAAAAATTTCCCA from Luteolibacter yonseiensis includes these protein-coding regions:
- a CDS encoding glutathione peroxidase — translated: MCATAFAADLTAISFDDAAGKKTSLKDYKGKVVLIVNLASKCGLTPQYEALEALYRKHKEEGFVVLGFPCNDFGGQEPGTIEEIQKFCKADYDVTFPIMDKVHVKGEEQHKLYKTLTGEKGAFPGDVRWNFGKFLIGKDGKAIARFEPTTKPDSAELTGAVEKAIAEPAK